A genomic window from Corvus hawaiiensis isolate bCorHaw1 chromosome 29, bCorHaw1.pri.cur, whole genome shotgun sequence includes:
- the SCNM1 gene encoding LOW QUALITY PROTEIN: sodium channel modifier 1 (The sequence of the model RefSeq protein was modified relative to this genomic sequence to represent the inferred CDS: deleted 1 base in 1 codon), with amino-acid sequence MSFKRDETDPGPLGALQKRRVAELLASAIPEDEALLLRDGRLACSVCPHRPVCDTLETLVLHRAGRKHLDSLQRSYGRHRSPQVTPQGPQEASGVAPALQAPLLARTRRIARSALLKSAPYNSCCRRAGTKGSSSRAGTSGMIPNNSQTAPEAPRNPGNPEGSGPTHREGVPKAGRKGNSRFSEGLSPERLRILRHHLHLRSRGWLQDSAGNWVKDGNAEFDSDEEEPPPLPPA; translated from the exons ATGTCCTTCAAGCGCGACGAGACCGACCCGGGGCCGCTCGGGGCGCTGCAG AAACGCCGCGTGGCCGAGCTGCTGGCCAGCGCCATC CCCGAGGACGAGGCGCTGCTGCTGCGCGACGGCAG GCTGGCGTGCTCGGTGTGTCCCCACCGGCCCGTGTGTGACACTCTGGAGACGCTGGTGCTGCACAGAGCGGGCAGGAAGCACCTGGACA gCCTGCAGCGCTCCTACGGCCGGCACCGCTCGCCCCAGGTGACCCCGCAGGGACCCCAGGAGGCCTCGGGCGTGGCCCCGGCTCTGCAG gcccCGCTGCTGGCCCGGACCCGTCGGATCGCCCGGAGCGCGCTCCTGAAATCGGCTCCCTACAACAGCTGCTGCCGGAGAGCGGG gaccaagggcagcagctcccgggCCGGGACCTCCGGGATGATCCCAAACAATTCCCAGACAGCGCCGGAGGCACCCCGGAATCCCGGGAACCCCGAAGGCTCCGGCCCCACACACAGAGAGG gcGTTCCCAAGGcgggaaggaaaggaaattccCGATTTTCCGAGGGGCTGAGCCCGGAGCGGCTCCGGATCCTGCGGCACCACCTGCACCTGCGCAG CCGGGGCTGGCTCCAGGATTCCGCCGGGAATTGGGTGAAGGACGGGAACGCCGAGTTCGACTCCGATGaggaggagccgccgccgctgccgccggccTGA